A part of Aquaspirillum sp. LM1 genomic DNA contains:
- a CDS encoding phenylacetate--CoA ligase family protein: protein MPHLDALETRPHAQRLAEQYARLPVQLAHAREHSAAYAQALAGVDLAAVTDAQALAALPVTRKSALIEQQQACPPFGGYAAMAAGAASRLFASPGPIYEPQGPGEDFWRTSRALYAAGFRSGDIVHNTFSYHFTPGGFILDSGARALGCAVFPAGVGQTEQQVMALRDIGATGYTGTPSFLKIILDKADELGIALPRLNKALVTGEALPNSLRQQFEVRGIQVRQCYATADLGLIAYESVPGEGLILDEGILLELVKPGTGELVAEGDVGEVVVTLLHNRAYPLVRFATGDLSAFLDSAGSCGRSNRRIKGWLGRADQTAKIKGMFVHPAQIHAVGQRHPELGRLRLVVARVDDLDQMCLQAETAQPDTTLASAVAHTLRELTKLKGDISLCAPGSLANDGKVIDDQRPLN from the coding sequence ATGCCCCATCTGGACGCTCTGGAAACCCGGCCACACGCGCAGCGTCTGGCCGAGCAATACGCCCGTTTGCCGGTGCAACTGGCCCATGCCCGCGAGCATAGCGCGGCTTATGCCCAGGCGCTGGCCGGGGTGGATCTGGCGGCGGTGACTGATGCGCAGGCGCTGGCGGCGTTGCCGGTGACGCGCAAGTCGGCCTTGATCGAACAGCAACAGGCCTGCCCGCCGTTTGGCGGTTACGCCGCCATGGCTGCCGGTGCGGCCAGCCGCCTGTTTGCCTCGCCCGGCCCGATTTACGAACCCCAGGGGCCGGGCGAGGATTTTTGGCGAACGAGCCGGGCGTTGTACGCCGCCGGGTTTCGCAGCGGCGATATTGTGCACAACACCTTTTCTTATCACTTTACCCCTGGCGGCTTCATCCTGGATTCCGGCGCGCGTGCGCTGGGGTGTGCGGTGTTTCCTGCCGGGGTGGGGCAGACCGAGCAACAGGTGATGGCGTTGCGCGACATTGGTGCCACCGGCTATACCGGCACGCCGTCATTTTTGAAGATCATTCTGGACAAGGCCGACGAACTGGGTATTGCCCTGCCCCGGCTGAACAAGGCGCTGGTCACCGGTGAAGCGCTGCCCAACAGCCTGCGCCAGCAGTTTGAGGTACGCGGCATTCAGGTGCGCCAGTGCTACGCCACGGCGGATCTGGGGCTGATTGCCTACGAAAGCGTGCCTGGCGAGGGGCTGATTCTGGACGAAGGCATCCTGCTTGAACTGGTCAAGCCCGGCACTGGCGAGCTGGTAGCCGAGGGCGATGTCGGTGAAGTCGTCGTCACCCTGCTGCACAACCGCGCCTACCCGCTGGTGCGCTTTGCCACTGGCGACTTGTCGGCATTTCTGGACAGCGCCGGCAGCTGCGGGCGCAGCAATCGCCGCATCAAGGGCTGGCTGGGCCGCGCTGACCAGACCGCCAAGATCAAGGGCATGTTTGTCCATCCGGCGCAAATCCACGCCGTGGGCCAGCGCCACCCCGAACTGGGCCGGCTGCGGCTGGTGGTGGCGCGGGTGGACGACCTCGACCAGATGTGTTTGCAGGCGGAAACCGCCCAGCCAGACACCACGCTGGCCAGCGCGGTGGCGCACACCCTGCGCGAACTGACCAAGCTTAAAGGCGACATCAGCCTGTGCGCGCCGGGCAGCCTGGCCAACGATGGCAAGGTGATTGATGACCAGCGTCCGCTGAACTGA
- a CDS encoding PaaI family thioesterase has translation MLKVADPDFAERTRASFARQAIMQLLGAEMREVEAGRVLIALPFKPELTQQHGFFHGGATATIADSAGGYAGFTLFGPGESVLTVEFKLNLIAPADGDCLYAEGRVKKPGRTLTVCELEVWAERNGQRKSCAVGLQTLMRVNDRPDIAEAG, from the coding sequence ATGCTCAAGGTTGCCGATCCAGATTTTGCCGAACGCACCCGCGCCAGCTTTGCCCGCCAGGCCATCATGCAGCTGCTGGGCGCAGAAATGCGCGAAGTTGAGGCTGGCCGGGTGCTGATTGCCCTGCCGTTCAAGCCGGAACTGACCCAGCAGCACGGGTTTTTTCATGGCGGTGCCACCGCCACCATCGCCGATTCAGCCGGCGGCTACGCCGGTTTCACCCTGTTTGGGCCTGGGGAGTCGGTGCTGACGGTGGAATTCAAGCTTAACCTGATTGCCCCGGCGGACGGCGACTGCCTGTACGCCGAAGGGCGGGTGAAAAAACCGGGCCGCACGCTCACCGTGTGTGAGCTGGAAGTCTGGGCCGAGCGCAATGGCCAGCGCAAAAGCTGCGCGGTGGGCTTGCAAACCCTGATGCGGGTCAACGACCGCCCGGACATTGCCGAGGCCGGCTGA
- a CDS encoding enoyl-CoA hydratase, protein MKHYPHLLLDIQQHTALVTLSNPPANTWNSDSLHGLIELVHDLNANRDIYALVLTGEGSKFFSAGADLNLFADGNPAMARKMARLFGQAFETLTDFRGVSIAAINGYAMGGGLEVALACDLRIAETQAQMALPEATVGLLPCAGGTQNLPWLVGEGWAKRMILCGERVDAATAERIGLVEQVVATGEARNTALALAAKVAKQSPTSVTACKTLIQAARSNPMKHVLPTERELFVDLFNTQDQREGVNAFLEKRAPNWKNA, encoded by the coding sequence ATGAAACATTACCCCCACCTGTTGCTGGACATTCAGCAACACACCGCGCTGGTCACCCTCAGCAACCCGCCAGCCAACACCTGGAACAGCGACAGCCTGCACGGCCTGATCGAGCTGGTACACGACCTGAACGCCAACCGCGACATCTACGCGCTGGTGCTCACTGGCGAAGGCAGCAAGTTTTTTTCTGCCGGTGCCGATCTCAACCTGTTTGCCGACGGCAATCCGGCCATGGCGCGCAAAATGGCGCGGCTGTTTGGCCAGGCATTTGAAACGCTGACCGACTTCCGTGGCGTGTCGATTGCCGCCATCAACGGCTACGCCATGGGCGGTGGCCTGGAGGTGGCGCTGGCCTGCGATTTGCGCATTGCCGAAACCCAGGCACAGATGGCGCTGCCCGAAGCCACCGTCGGCCTGCTGCCGTGCGCCGGCGGCACGCAAAACCTGCCCTGGCTGGTGGGCGAAGGCTGGGCCAAGCGCATGATCCTGTGCGGCGAGCGGGTGGATGCCGCCACCGCCGAGCGCATTGGTCTGGTCGAGCAGGTGGTCGCCACTGGCGAGGCGCGCAATACTGCGCTGGCGCTGGCGGCCAAGGTGGCCAAGCAAAGCCCGACCAGCGTCACCGCCTGCAAGACCCTGATTCAGGCCGCGCGCAGCAACCCGATGAAGCACGTGCTGCCGACCGAGCGCGAGCTGTTTGTCGATCTGTTCAATACTCAGGACCAGCGTGAAGGCGTCAATGCCTTTCTGGAAAAACGCGCACCAAACTGGAAAAACGCCTGA
- a CDS encoding acyl-CoA dehydrogenase family protein — MDFALNDDQRAFQDAARAFARHELTPYAAHWDEQSIFPRDTIARAGELGFCGLYTPETYGGLGLSRLDAAIVFEELAAGCTSTTAYITIHNMVSWMFATWAQPEVAERWAPFLVSGEKLGSYCLTEPNAGSDAANLRTRAERRSDRYVLNGSKMFISGAGETDLLLVMARTGEAGPKGISAFAVPADLPGIHYGKKEQKMGWNSQPTRAITFDNVEVPADHLLGVEGQGFTMAMKGLDGGRINIATCSIGAAQAALDRAQCYLHERQQFGRPLADFQALQFKLADMLTELVAARQMVRLAAWKLDQGSPDASTYCAMAKRFATDVGFKVANDALQLHGGYGYIREYPLERHVRDNRVHQILEGTNEIMRVIIARAILRPGATEELR, encoded by the coding sequence ATGGATTTTGCATTAAATGACGATCAACGGGCGTTTCAGGACGCCGCCCGCGCCTTTGCCCGTCACGAACTGACCCCATACGCCGCACACTGGGACGAACAGTCGATCTTTCCCCGCGACACCATCGCCCGTGCTGGCGAACTGGGCTTTTGCGGGCTGTACACCCCGGAAACCTACGGCGGCCTGGGGCTGTCGCGGCTGGACGCAGCCATCGTGTTTGAAGAACTGGCCGCTGGCTGCACCTCCACCACCGCCTACATCACCATCCACAATATGGTGTCGTGGATGTTTGCCACCTGGGCACAGCCAGAAGTGGCCGAACGCTGGGCACCGTTTCTGGTCAGCGGCGAAAAACTCGGCAGCTACTGCCTGACCGAACCCAATGCCGGCTCGGATGCGGCCAATCTGCGCACCCGCGCCGAACGGCGCAGCGACCGCTATGTGCTCAACGGCAGCAAGATGTTTATCTCTGGTGCCGGTGAAACCGACCTGCTGCTGGTGATGGCGCGCACTGGTGAGGCCGGCCCCAAGGGGATTTCCGCCTTTGCCGTGCCGGCGGATCTGCCGGGTATTCACTACGGCAAAAAAGAACAGAAAATGGGCTGGAACAGCCAGCCCACCCGCGCCATCACTTTTGATAATGTCGAAGTGCCTGCCGATCACCTGCTGGGCGTGGAAGGCCAGGGTTTCACCATGGCCATGAAGGGGCTGGACGGTGGGCGAATCAATATTGCCACCTGCTCGATTGGTGCCGCCCAGGCCGCGCTGGACCGCGCCCAGTGTTATCTGCACGAGCGCCAGCAGTTTGGCCGCCCGCTGGCCGATTTTCAGGCGCTGCAATTCAAGCTGGCGGACATGCTCACCGAGCTGGTGGCCGCCCGGCAAATGGTGCGCCTGGCCGCCTGGAAGCTGGACCAGGGCAGCCCGGACGCCAGCACCTACTGCGCCATGGCCAAACGCTTTGCCACCGATGTGGGCTTCAAGGTGGCCAACGATGCGCTGCAGCTGCATGGCGGTTATGGGTATATTCGCGAATATCCATTGGAGCGTCATGTGCGCGACAATCGGGTTCACCAGATTCTGGAAGGCACCAACGAAATCATGCGGGTGATTATTGCCCGCGCCATCCTGCGCCCCGGCGCCACCGAGGAGTTACGATGA
- a CDS encoding succinylglutamate desuccinylase/aspartoacylase family protein translates to MTVPLHFHSVHYAAVQPGPRLIVLGAVHGNETCGQRGILRVIEDLNQQRLTLQRGSVTLVPVTNPLAYNKVQRAGDRNLNRNLAPTDTPQEFEDHIANWLCPQLAAHDVLLDLHSFQAPGVPFAFLGPRNNDGPLEPFAFAEQEQALAVRLGVNRFVEGWLSTYALGVERRVQVFGQHNDRATQLNTDTRYGVGTTEYMRAHGGWALTLECGQHADPHAPDVAYAAICNTLAHLGLSDAPAPEALPASACEMLALYEVIDKMHADDHFVRPFASFDAVRQGDPIGVRHDGAPVLASADGCIVFPNPNAQVGQEWFYLARPSTRLG, encoded by the coding sequence ATGACGGTTCCCTTGCATTTCCATTCTGTTCACTATGCTGCCGTGCAGCCCGGCCCGCGCCTGATTGTGCTGGGCGCGGTGCATGGCAACGAAACCTGCGGCCAGCGCGGCATTTTGCGGGTGATTGAAGATCTGAACCAGCAACGCCTGACCCTGCAGCGCGGCAGCGTCACCCTGGTGCCCGTCACCAATCCGCTGGCGTACAACAAGGTGCAGCGCGCCGGCGACCGCAACCTGAACCGCAACCTGGCCCCCACCGACACACCACAGGAATTCGAAGACCATATCGCCAACTGGCTGTGCCCGCAGCTGGCGGCGCACGACGTGCTGCTGGACCTGCACTCCTTTCAGGCACCGGGCGTGCCGTTTGCCTTTCTGGGCCCGCGCAATAACGATGGCCCGCTGGAGCCATTTGCCTTTGCCGAACAGGAACAGGCGCTGGCGGTACGGCTGGGGGTGAACCGCTTTGTGGAAGGCTGGCTGTCCACCTATGCGCTGGGCGTCGAGCGGCGGGTCCAGGTGTTTGGCCAGCACAACGACCGCGCCACCCAGTTGAACACCGACACCCGCTACGGCGTGGGCACCACCGAATACATGCGCGCGCACGGCGGCTGGGCGCTGACGCTGGAATGCGGCCAGCACGCCGACCCACACGCGCCGGACGTGGCGTATGCGGCCATTTGCAATACCCTGGCGCATCTGGGCCTGAGCGACGCGCCCGCGCCTGAGGCACTGCCGGCCAGCGCCTGCGAGATGCTGGCGCTATACGAAGTGATCGACAAGATGCATGCTGACGATCACTTCGTCCGCCCCTTCGCCAGTTTCGACGCGGTACGCCAGGGCGACCCCATCGGCGTACGTCACGATGGCGCGCCGGTGCTGGCCAGCGCCGACGGCTGCATTGTGTTCCCCAATCCCAATGCCCAGGTGGGCCAGGAATGGTTTTATCTGGCCCGCCCGAGTACGCGGCTGGGCTGA
- the mmsB gene encoding 3-hydroxyisobutyrate dehydrogenase: MATIAFIGLGNMGGPMALNLVRAGHSLQVFDLSASAVQTLVAAGAHAAASAADAVAAAEVVISMLPASQHVRALYLGDNGVLAHARPGTLLIDSSTIASHVAIEVAQAAQAKGLRMIDAPVSGGTAGAAAGTLTFIVGGDAADLDAARPLLEAMGKNIFHAGTAGAGQTAKICNNMLLGILMAGTAEALALGVANGLDPKVLSDIMSKSSGRNWALELYNPWPGVMDTAPASRGYSGGFGSDLMLKDLGLAEEAALQARAATPLGAVARNLYQLHSQNGQGGLDFSSIVQMLSAKARH, translated from the coding sequence ATGGCAACAATCGCATTTATCGGGCTGGGCAATATGGGCGGACCGATGGCGCTCAATCTGGTGCGCGCCGGGCATAGCCTGCAGGTTTTTGACCTGTCGGCCAGCGCGGTGCAAACCCTGGTAGCTGCCGGCGCACACGCCGCCGCCAGCGCCGCCGACGCGGTGGCCGCCGCTGAAGTGGTGATCTCCATGCTGCCAGCCAGCCAGCATGTCAGGGCGCTGTATCTGGGCGACAATGGCGTGCTGGCCCACGCCCGCCCCGGCACACTGCTGATTGACAGCAGCACCATCGCCAGCCATGTCGCCATCGAAGTGGCGCAGGCAGCGCAGGCCAAGGGCCTGCGCATGATCGACGCGCCGGTGTCCGGTGGCACCGCAGGGGCCGCCGCCGGCACGCTGACCTTTATCGTCGGCGGCGATGCTGCCGACCTGGACGCCGCCCGCCCGCTGCTGGAAGCCATGGGCAAGAATATCTTCCACGCCGGCACCGCCGGGGCCGGGCAAACCGCCAAGATCTGCAACAACATGCTGCTGGGCATCTTGATGGCCGGCACCGCCGAAGCGCTGGCGCTGGGCGTGGCCAACGGGCTGGATCCCAAAGTGCTGTCCGACATCATGAGCAAGAGCTCAGGCCGCAACTGGGCGCTGGAGCTGTACAACCCGTGGCCAGGGGTGATGGATACCGCCCCGGCCAGCCGCGGCTATAGCGGCGGCTTTGGCAGCGACCTGATGCTGAAAGACCTGGGCCTGGCCGAAGAAGCCGCGCTACAAGCCCGCGCCGCCACCCCGCTGGGCGCGGTCGCCCGCAATCTGTACCAGCTGCACAGCCAGAATGGCCAGGGTGGGCTGGATTTTTCCAGCATTGTGCAAATGCTCAGCGCCAAGGCGCGTCATTAA
- the zapE gene encoding cell division protein ZapE: protein MSQHAFSPDKHTTLSPQQWYDAAAQKPGFIRDAAQASAIGHLETLYHELLVFKKKRGAFLGKSLRKPTIPKGVYFWGGVGRGKSFLMDAFYACVPYRRKRRIHFHHFMMEVHNELKTLTNETDPLITVADRIAHKVRLLCFDEFHVSDIADAMILGRLMKELFERGVICVLTSNYPPDELYPNGLQRLNFLPAIALLKQWLTVLNVDGGNDYRLRELTREPLYLCPLKGSRDKLDVLYERLSSGTGKELKHELVVFERKIRAVRHSPGVIWFDFMEICGGPRAQTDYLEIAREYQTVFVSNIPKLAAHHSSEARRFTWLVDVFYDHRVKLILSAEVEAEQIYTDGIQSSEFFRTASRLTEMQSTAYLALPHLSDVFEHAPAEQIVE from the coding sequence ATGTCCCAGCACGCCTTTTCCCCCGACAAGCACACCACGCTTTCGCCCCAGCAATGGTACGATGCCGCCGCACAAAAGCCCGGTTTCATCCGTGACGCCGCCCAGGCCAGCGCCATTGGCCATCTGGAAACGCTGTACCACGAACTGCTGGTGTTCAAGAAAAAACGTGGGGCCTTTCTGGGCAAAAGCCTGCGCAAGCCCACCATTCCCAAAGGCGTGTACTTCTGGGGTGGCGTGGGGCGTGGCAAAAGCTTCTTGATGGATGCGTTTTATGCCTGCGTGCCTTACCGGCGCAAACGGCGCATCCACTTTCATCACTTCATGATGGAAGTCCACAACGAGCTGAAAACCCTGACCAATGAAACCGACCCCCTGATTACCGTGGCCGACCGCATTGCCCACAAGGTGCGTCTGCTGTGCTTTGACGAGTTTCATGTCTCGGACATTGCCGATGCGATGATTCTGGGCCGGCTGATGAAAGAATTGTTTGAGCGCGGGGTGATCTGCGTGCTCACCTCCAATTATCCGCCAGACGAGCTGTACCCGAATGGCCTGCAGCGGCTGAATTTCTTGCCGGCGATTGCCCTGCTCAAACAATGGCTGACCGTGCTGAATGTGGACGGCGGCAATGACTACCGCCTGCGCGAACTGACCCGCGAGCCGCTGTATCTGTGCCCGCTCAAGGGCAGCCGCGACAAGCTGGACGTGCTGTACGAGCGCTTGTCATCAGGCACCGGCAAGGAGCTCAAACATGAGCTGGTGGTGTTTGAGCGCAAAATCCGCGCCGTGCGCCATTCGCCGGGGGTGATCTGGTTTGATTTCATGGAAATCTGCGGCGGCCCGCGCGCGCAAACGGATTACCTGGAAATTGCCCGCGAATACCAGACCGTGTTTGTGTCCAACATCCCCAAACTGGCCGCGCACCATTCCAGCGAAGCGCGCCGGTTTACCTGGTTGGTGGATGTGTTCTACGACCATCGGGTAAAGCTGATTTTGTCGGCAGAGGTGGAAGCCGAGCAGATTTACACCGACGGGATTCAGTCCAGCGAGTTTTTCCGCACCGCCAGCCGGCTGACGGAAATGCAGTCCACCGCCTATCTGGCACTGCCGCATTTGTCCGATGTGTTTGAACATGCGCCGGCAGAGCAGATTGTCGAGTAG
- a CDS encoding ABC transporter ATP-binding protein, translating into MSQTGIVPGHTDQQPSPFLLSVNNIEVIYNHVILVLKGVSLDVPEGSIVALLGGNGAGKSTTLKAISNLLASERGDVTKGSVEFRGERVDQLTPDALVKRGVVQVMEGRHCFGHLTVEENLLTGAYTRKAGRAEIKDSLEKVYHYFPRLKVRRQSQAGYTSGGEQQMVAVGRALMAQPSMILLDEPSMGLAPQIVEEIFEIVKDLNQKERVSFLLAEQNTMVALRYANFGYILENGRVVMDGTAEALSTNEDVKEFYLGLGGEGRKSFREVKHYRRRKRWLA; encoded by the coding sequence ATGAGTCAAACCGGCATTGTTCCCGGCCACACCGACCAGCAGCCGAGCCCGTTCTTGCTGTCGGTCAACAATATTGAAGTGATTTACAACCATGTGATTCTGGTGCTCAAGGGCGTGTCGCTGGATGTGCCGGAAGGCAGCATTGTTGCCCTGCTGGGCGGCAACGGCGCGGGCAAGAGCACCACACTGAAAGCCATTTCCAACCTGCTGGCCAGCGAACGCGGCGACGTGACCAAGGGCTCGGTCGAGTTTCGCGGCGAGCGGGTGGACCAGCTCACCCCGGACGCACTGGTCAAGCGCGGCGTGGTGCAGGTGATGGAAGGCCGCCACTGCTTTGGCCACCTCACCGTGGAAGAAAACCTGCTGACTGGCGCGTACACGCGCAAGGCAGGCCGCGCTGAAATCAAGGACAGCCTGGAAAAGGTTTACCACTATTTTCCCCGGCTGAAAGTGCGTCGGCAAAGCCAGGCGGGTTACACCTCGGGCGGTGAACAGCAGATGGTGGCAGTGGGTCGGGCGCTGATGGCGCAGCCCAGCATGATTTTGCTCGACGAGCCGTCGATGGGCCTGGCCCCGCAGATTGTTGAAGAAATTTTCGAGATCGTCAAAGACCTCAATCAAAAAGAGCGAGTGAGCTTTCTGCTCGCCGAACAGAACACCATGGTGGCGCTGCGTTACGCCAACTTTGGCTACATTCTGGAAAATGGCCGGGTGGTGATGGATGGCACGGCGGAGGCTTTGTCCACCAACGAGGATGTGAAGGAATTTTATCTGGGCTTGGGGGGCGAGGGGCGCAAGAGCTTCCGTGAGGTGAAGCATTATCGTCGGCGCAAGCGGTGGCTGGCGTAA
- a CDS encoding CoA-acylating methylmalonate-semialdehyde dehydrogenase: MTATLPTVPLLIQGEFVESTTSQWRDVVNPATQEVLARVPFATPAEIDAAIASAKAAFKTWRKTPIGARARIFLKLQQLIRENMADLAATLTAEQGKTLADAEGDVFRGLEVVEHAANIGTLQMGEFAENVASGVDTYTLLQPLGVCAGITPFNFPAMIPLWMFPMAIATGNTFVLKPSEQDPLVTMKLVKLALQAGVPPGVLNVIHGGEDAVNALCDHPDIKAISFVGSTRVGTHVYNRASLNGKRVQCMMGAKNHAVMMPDANREQALNQLVGAAFGAAGQRCMATTVAVLVGAAREWIPELVAKAQGLRVGAGKDNPDVGPMISCAARQRALNLVAQGLEQGAVLELDGRGVQVDGYPNGNFFGPTILSGVKPGMAVYDQEIFGPVLVLTEADSLDEAIDLINSNPNGNGTAIFTQNGAVARKFQEDIDVGQVGINVPIPVPVPLFSFTGSRGSKLGDLGPYGKQVVMFYTQTKTVTQRWFDDLASMGKVNTTISLK, translated from the coding sequence ATGACTGCCACCCTGCCGACTGTTCCGCTGCTGATTCAAGGCGAATTTGTAGAATCCACCACCAGCCAATGGCGTGATGTGGTCAACCCGGCCACCCAGGAAGTGCTGGCGCGTGTGCCGTTTGCCACCCCGGCAGAAATCGACGCGGCCATTGCCAGCGCCAAGGCCGCGTTCAAAACCTGGCGCAAGACGCCGATTGGCGCGCGGGCGCGCATTTTTCTCAAGTTGCAGCAGCTGATCCGCGAAAACATGGCCGACCTGGCCGCCACGCTGACCGCCGAGCAGGGCAAGACCCTGGCCGACGCCGAAGGTGATGTGTTCCGTGGCCTGGAGGTGGTTGAGCATGCCGCCAATATCGGCACGCTGCAAATGGGCGAGTTTGCCGAAAATGTCGCCAGCGGCGTGGATACCTACACCCTGCTGCAGCCGCTGGGCGTGTGCGCCGGCATTACCCCGTTCAACTTCCCGGCGATGATTCCGCTGTGGATGTTCCCGATGGCCATCGCCACCGGCAACACCTTTGTGCTCAAGCCGTCCGAGCAAGACCCGCTGGTTACCATGAAGCTGGTGAAGCTGGCGCTGCAGGCCGGCGTGCCGCCGGGCGTGCTGAATGTGATTCACGGCGGCGAAGACGCGGTGAATGCGCTGTGCGACCACCCGGATATCAAGGCGATTTCTTTTGTCGGCTCCACCCGCGTCGGCACCCATGTGTACAACCGCGCCAGCCTGAACGGCAAGCGCGTGCAGTGCATGATGGGGGCGAAAAACCATGCGGTGATGATGCCGGACGCCAACCGTGAACAGGCACTCAATCAACTGGTCGGTGCGGCGTTTGGTGCGGCTGGCCAGCGTTGCATGGCCACCACGGTGGCGGTGCTGGTGGGCGCAGCGCGCGAATGGATTCCCGAGCTGGTGGCCAAGGCGCAGGGGCTGCGCGTGGGGGCGGGCAAGGATAATCCCGATGTGGGGCCGATGATTTCCTGCGCCGCCCGCCAGCGCGCGCTGAATCTGGTGGCGCAAGGCCTGGAGCAGGGCGCGGTGCTGGAGCTGGACGGGCGCGGCGTGCAGGTGGATGGCTACCCCAACGGCAATTTCTTTGGCCCGACCATTCTGTCCGGGGTCAAGCCCGGCATGGCGGTGTACGACCAGGAGATTTTTGGCCCGGTGCTGGTGCTGACCGAGGCTGACAGCCTGGACGAGGCCATCGACTTGATCAACAGCAATCCCAACGGCAACGGCACGGCGATCTTCACCCAGAATGGCGCGGTGGCGCGCAAGTTCCAGGAAGACATCGACGTCGGTCAGGTGGGCATTAACGTACCAATTCCGGTGCCGGTGCCGCTGTTCAGCTTTACCGGCTCGCGCGGTTCCAAGCTGGGCGATCTGGGCCCGTACGGCAAGCAGGTGGTGATGTTCTACACCCAGACCAAAACCGTCACCCAGCGCTGGTTTGACGACCTGGCGTCGATGGGCAAGGTCAACACCACCATCAGCCTGAAATAA
- a CDS encoding enoyl-CoA hydratase/isomerase family protein produces the protein MTAEHLDTACVIFAEQTTPGGMKIGFATLNAEKSLNALSLDMIHLLDARLRQWADDPQLACVVLQGAGEKAFCAGGDVRKLREAILAHEGPAAIPFASEYFAEEYRLDYRIHTYVKPILLWGSGIVMGGGLGLMAGASHRVVTETSRIAMPEITIGLYPDVGGSWFLPRMPGRLGLFLALTGAPLNAHDAQVVNLADWFVRSSDKLAIFAGLANVDWQADPTHNHAQLSKLLRGFARQADSHLPASQVRAHFDTIQHVTDGDSLAEVCEQITRHASDDAWMQRAAKSLAVGSPTSAALSWEIWQRSRLLGLADVFRMEWTLSVQCCAHPDFREGVRALLVDKDNAPRWTPTTLAEVSREWIDSHFVIPGDTVHPLADL, from the coding sequence ATGACTGCTGAACACCTCGACACCGCCTGCGTGATTTTTGCCGAGCAAACCACGCCGGGCGGCATGAAAATTGGCTTTGCCACCCTCAACGCCGAAAAATCGCTCAACGCCCTGTCGCTGGACATGATCCACCTGCTCGACGCGCGCCTGCGCCAGTGGGCCGACGATCCGCAGCTGGCCTGCGTGGTGCTGCAAGGCGCGGGCGAAAAAGCCTTTTGCGCCGGCGGCGACGTGCGCAAGCTGCGCGAAGCCATTCTGGCCCATGAAGGCCCGGCAGCGATTCCGTTTGCCTCGGAATACTTTGCCGAAGAATACCGCCTGGATTACCGCATCCACACCTACGTCAAACCCATCCTGCTGTGGGGCAGCGGCATCGTCATGGGTGGCGGCCTGGGGCTGATGGCCGGTGCCAGCCATCGCGTGGTGACGGAAACCTCGCGCATCGCCATGCCGGAAATCACCATCGGCCTGTATCCGGACGTGGGCGGCAGCTGGTTCCTGCCGCGCATGCCGGGCCGGCTGGGACTGTTTCTGGCGCTGACCGGCGCACCGCTGAACGCCCACGACGCCCAGGTGGTGAATCTGGCCGACTGGTTTGTGCGCAGCAGCGACAAACTGGCGATTTTTGCCGGGCTGGCCAATGTGGACTGGCAAGCTGACCCCACCCATAACCACGCCCAGCTGTCCAAGCTGCTGCGCGGCTTTGCCCGCCAGGCCGACAGCCACCTGCCGGCCTCGCAGGTGCGCGCCCACTTTGACACTATCCAGCATGTCACCGACGGCGACAGCCTGGCCGAAGTGTGCGAACAGATCACCCGCCACGCCAGCGACGACGCCTGGATGCAGCGTGCGGCCAAATCGCTGGCAGTGGGCTCGCCCACCTCGGCGGCGCTCAGCTGGGAAATCTGGCAGCGCAGCCGCCTGCTCGGCCTGGCCGACGTGTTCCGCATGGAATGGACGCTGTCGGTGCAGTGCTGCGCCCACCCGGACTTCCGCGAAGGCGTGCGCGCCCTGCTGGTGGACAAGGACAACGCCCCGCGCTGGACGCCGACCACCCTGGCCGAGGTCAGCCGCGAGTGGATCGACAGCCATTTTGTCATCCCCGGCGACACCGTTCACCCGCTGGCCGACCTGTAA